One window of uncultured Trichococcus sp. genomic DNA carries:
- a CDS encoding ABC transporter permease, with translation MDFLTTNGSELLFKTGEHFYISALALLLGVLAAVPLGIVLTRFKRYSGFIINFVSILQTVPSLALLALMIPLFGIGKLPAIVALFIYSLLPILRNTFIGISNVDSNIVDSAKGMGMTENQIILQVKLPLAAPVIMSGIRLAGVYVIAWATLASYIGAGGLGDYIFNGLNVYDQEMIIWGTLPVTLLALLADFLLGKLERFVSPQTTSTKGGN, from the coding sequence ATGGATTTTTTGACAACGAACGGTTCCGAGCTGCTCTTTAAAACAGGTGAGCATTTCTACATTTCTGCCTTGGCCCTGCTGCTTGGCGTTCTGGCCGCAGTTCCTCTGGGCATCGTCTTGACGCGCTTCAAGCGCTATTCCGGTTTCATCATCAATTTTGTTTCGATTCTCCAGACCGTCCCTTCCTTGGCTTTGCTGGCCCTGATGATCCCTCTGTTCGGGATCGGAAAACTTCCCGCAATCGTAGCTTTGTTCATCTATTCCCTGCTGCCGATTCTGCGGAATACGTTCATCGGCATCTCAAATGTGGACAGCAATATTGTTGATTCCGCAAAAGGAATGGGAATGACCGAAAACCAGATCATCCTGCAAGTGAAATTGCCTTTGGCTGCTCCTGTCATCATGTCCGGCATCCGGTTGGCCGGTGTCTATGTCATCGCATGGGCCACGCTTGCTTCGTATATCGGAGCCGGCGGATTAGGGGATTATATATTCAACGGATTGAATGTATACGATCAGGAAATGATCATTTGGGGAACTTTACCGGTAACCTTATTGGCTTTATTGGCTGACTTCCTCCTTGGAAAGCTTGAGCGATTCGTTTCTCCACAGACAACATCCACAAAAGGAGGGAACTGA
- a CDS encoding betaine/proline/choline family ABC transporter ATP-binding protein (Members of the family are the ATP-binding subunit of ABC transporters for substrates such as betaine, L-proline or other amino acids, choline, carnitine, etc. The substrate specificity is best determined from the substrate-binding subunit, rather than this subunit, as it interacts with the permease subunit and not with substrate directly.) — protein MIEFKNLTKKFPGGKIAVDSLNLTFNDGEFIVFIGTSGSGKTTSMRMINRMIEPSSGEILIDGKNIKDMNAVELRRQIGYVIQQIGLMPHMTIFENIVMVPKLLKWPVEKQRKIAEELIQKVDLPLDFLERYPSELSGGQQQRIGVIRALAADQDIILMDEPFGALDPITRDSLQETLKELQRELGKTVIFVTHDMDEALKLADRIVIMQDGKVVQFDTPDNILMNPANEFVENFLGEDRLSQARTNFRTVEQIMIRGPVSVSADQNLSEAIKLMRTRRVDSLFVTDANDVLLGMLSVEAIDHNRRRPVTVGEVMSEVSFVREGTLVRDALQRILKLGYKNIPVVDEKNHLIGLITRTSIVDMVYDTIWGDMEPEMPAEEVIETTADIETVKG, from the coding sequence ATGATAGAATTCAAAAACTTGACCAAAAAGTTCCCAGGCGGGAAAATCGCTGTGGACTCCCTTAATCTGACATTCAACGACGGCGAATTTATTGTCTTCATCGGGACGAGCGGCAGCGGCAAAACAACCTCCATGCGCATGATCAACCGCATGATCGAACCTTCCTCCGGTGAAATTCTGATCGACGGAAAAAACATCAAGGACATGAATGCAGTGGAACTGAGACGTCAAATCGGCTACGTCATCCAGCAAATCGGTCTGATGCCCCACATGACTATCTTCGAAAACATCGTTATGGTTCCAAAATTATTGAAATGGCCTGTCGAAAAGCAAAGAAAAATCGCAGAAGAGCTGATCCAAAAAGTCGATCTTCCGTTGGATTTTTTGGAACGCTACCCATCCGAACTGTCTGGCGGCCAGCAACAGCGTATCGGTGTTATCCGGGCTTTGGCAGCCGATCAGGACATCATTTTGATGGATGAACCTTTCGGAGCTTTGGATCCGATCACTCGCGATTCCCTGCAGGAAACCCTCAAAGAATTGCAACGCGAATTAGGCAAAACGGTTATCTTCGTCACCCATGATATGGATGAAGCTTTGAAGCTGGCAGACCGGATCGTCATCATGCAGGACGGAAAAGTCGTTCAATTTGACACACCCGACAATATCCTGATGAATCCGGCGAACGAATTTGTCGAAAACTTCCTCGGTGAAGATCGTCTCAGCCAAGCACGCACGAATTTCCGCACTGTTGAGCAGATCATGATCCGCGGTCCTGTATCTGTTTCGGCTGATCAAAATCTGTCCGAAGCGATCAAACTGATGCGCACGCGCCGGGTCGACAGCTTATTCGTCACTGACGCCAATGATGTACTGTTGGGCATGCTGAGTGTCGAAGCGATCGACCACAACCGGCGCAGACCGGTCACTGTCGGCGAGGTCATGAGTGAAGTTTCCTTTGTCCGCGAAGGCACACTCGTCCGGGATGCTTTGCAGCGTATCCTGAAATTGGGTTACAAGAATATCCCTGTCGTTGATGAAAAGAACCATCTGATCGGTTTGATCACGCGCACCTCCATTGTGGACATGGTCTACGATACAATCTGGGGAGACATGGAACCCGAGATGCCGGCTGAAGAGGTCATCGAGACGACTGCAGATATCGAAACGGTTAAGGGGTGA
- the glpK gene encoding glycerol kinase GlpK, translating to MEKKYIMSIDQGTTSTRAIIWDKKGSIISSSQRELMQYYPEPGWVEHDANEIWISVQSVIADALIRGAIRPEEIAAIGVTNQRETTVIWDRMTGMPIHHAIVWQSRQTSEIADNLKEEGHNDFIHDKTGLIIDSYFSATKIKWLLEHLPTARERAEKGELLFGTIDTWIVWKLTGKKVHVTDVSNASRTMLFNIYDLKWDEEILDLLSIPRTLLPEVRSSSEIYGYTEENDFYGSRIPIAGIAGDQQAALFGQTGFEQGMVKNTYGTGAFIVMNTGTSPVKSRNGLLTTIAYGLNGEVNYALEGSIFVAGSALQWLRDEAQLIRTAAESEEYAELVESNENVYMVPAFVGLGAPYWDQDVRGAFFGLTRGTSKAHLIRATLESLAYQTKDVVDTMQKDSGLAITNMRVDGGAAHNNFLMQFQSDILNTTLTRSKVMETTALGAAYLAGLAVGFWKDTDDIIKNWEPDCEFHPQMSSEKREDLYAGWQNAVAAARHFKHKPKRA from the coding sequence GTGGAAAAAAAATACATCATGTCGATCGACCAAGGGACAACCAGTACGCGGGCAATCATCTGGGACAAAAAAGGATCAATCATCTCTTCTTCGCAAAGGGAATTGATGCAATATTACCCTGAACCGGGTTGGGTGGAGCATGACGCGAATGAAATCTGGATCAGTGTCCAGTCGGTCATAGCGGATGCTTTGATCAGGGGTGCCATCCGGCCGGAGGAAATCGCAGCCATCGGGGTCACCAATCAGCGCGAAACGACGGTAATATGGGACCGTATGACGGGCATGCCGATTCACCATGCGATTGTTTGGCAATCCCGCCAGACCTCAGAGATCGCCGACAATCTGAAAGAGGAAGGTCATAACGATTTCATCCATGATAAAACCGGCCTGATCATCGATTCCTATTTTTCAGCCACGAAGATCAAATGGCTGCTGGAACATCTACCGACTGCGCGTGAGCGTGCTGAAAAAGGCGAACTGCTTTTCGGCACCATCGATACGTGGATCGTTTGGAAACTGACGGGGAAAAAGGTGCACGTAACGGATGTTTCCAATGCCAGCCGAACGATGCTGTTCAATATTTACGACTTGAAATGGGATGAGGAGATCCTTGATTTGCTCTCCATTCCGCGAACGCTGCTGCCTGAAGTCCGGTCATCTTCGGAGATATACGGGTATACGGAAGAAAATGATTTTTACGGTTCGCGCATCCCGATAGCCGGAATCGCCGGCGACCAACAAGCCGCACTTTTCGGGCAGACCGGGTTTGAACAAGGGATGGTAAAAAATACATACGGCACCGGTGCATTCATCGTCATGAATACCGGCACATCCCCCGTGAAATCACGAAATGGATTGCTGACCACCATCGCCTACGGCCTGAATGGCGAAGTGAATTATGCCCTTGAAGGGAGCATTTTTGTGGCCGGATCCGCTCTGCAATGGCTGAGGGATGAAGCCCAATTGATCCGGACAGCCGCGGAATCGGAGGAATATGCCGAATTGGTCGAATCGAACGAGAATGTCTACATGGTTCCTGCCTTTGTCGGCTTGGGAGCACCCTATTGGGATCAGGATGTACGCGGCGCGTTCTTCGGATTGACGAGGGGGACCTCAAAAGCGCATCTGATCCGTGCGACGCTCGAATCGCTGGCCTACCAGACGAAGGACGTCGTGGACACGATGCAGAAGGACTCCGGGCTGGCCATCACGAATATGCGCGTCGATGGAGGAGCGGCACACAACAATTTCCTGATGCAATTCCAAAGCGATATTCTGAACACGACGTTGACCAGATCGAAAGTGATGGAGACAACCGCGCTGGGGGCCGCATATTTGGCAGGCTTGGCTGTGGGGTTCTGGAAGGACACCGACGACATCATCAAAAACTGGGAACCAGACTGCGAATTTCATCCGCAGATGTCGTCAGAAAAACGCGAAGACCTCTACGCCGGCTGGCAAAACGCAGTAGCCGCCGCCCGCCACTTCAAACACAAACCAAAAAGAGCGTGA
- the rapZ gene encoding RNase adapter RapZ, translating into MADTLELVVITGMSGAGKTVALQTFEDLGYFCIDNMPPSLLPKFWELVKESGKISRICLVIDLRSRAFFEEIMSAVDSLDNTSFITTKVIFLDSKDDVLVSRYKETRRSHPLTQSGGTVLEGIRKERELLEDIRNRSQLVIDTSETTPRQLRERLLDTFKVDDKDVFHIEVVSFGFKYGLPIDADIVMDVRFLPNPHYVDELRPLTGLDKPVYDYVMKQPETEIFYKKFIDLLEYIIPGYKKEGKTSVNIAIGCTGGQHRSVALAERTSLQLKGAGYQVNTTHRDRNKRKETVNRS; encoded by the coding sequence ATGGCAGACACTCTCGAATTGGTAGTCATAACGGGGATGAGCGGCGCCGGCAAAACGGTGGCCTTGCAGACATTTGAAGATTTAGGCTATTTTTGTATAGATAATATGCCCCCAAGTTTATTACCGAAATTTTGGGAGCTTGTAAAGGAATCGGGTAAAATAAGCAGAATCTGCTTAGTGATCGATCTGCGCTCCCGTGCTTTCTTTGAAGAAATCATGTCTGCTGTGGACAGTTTGGACAATACCTCCTTCATCACGACCAAAGTCATCTTCCTTGATTCGAAGGACGATGTGTTGGTTTCCCGATATAAAGAGACAAGAAGAAGCCATCCCCTGACCCAATCAGGCGGAACCGTACTTGAAGGGATCCGCAAAGAAAGGGAATTGCTTGAGGACATCCGCAACCGTTCGCAGTTGGTCATCGATACGAGCGAGACGACACCGCGCCAATTAAGGGAACGTCTGCTGGACACTTTCAAAGTCGACGATAAGGATGTTTTCCATATCGAAGTCGTATCTTTCGGTTTCAAGTACGGCTTGCCGATCGATGCCGACATCGTCATGGATGTCCGCTTTTTGCCCAATCCGCATTACGTCGATGAACTGCGTCCGTTGACGGGACTGGATAAACCTGTCTACGATTATGTCATGAAGCAACCGGAGACGGAAATTTTTTACAAGAAATTCATCGATTTGCTGGAATACATCATTCCCGGCTACAAAAAAGAAGGCAAGACCAGCGTGAATATCGCCATCGGCTGCACAGGCGGGCAACACCGCTCGGTCGCTTTGGCGGAACGCACGAGCCTACAATTGAAGGGTGCGGGCTATCAAGTGAATACAACCCACCGTGATCGGAATAAACGCAAAGAGACGGTGAATCGGTCATGA
- a CDS encoding YvcK family protein, giving the protein MSQNPSRTKKIVVIGGGTGLPVILEELKNHNTDITAIVTVADDGGSSGIIRDHVNIVPPGDIRNCLIALSDMPELEKNIFQYRFDSKDSFISGHAIGNLIIVALTEMKGSIFDAIRLLSVMMGVKGKIYAAADEPLSLYAEFKDGTVIKGESKIAKGRKKIERVYVKPLDETREAVASRHVINSILDADMVVIGPGSLYTSILPNLMIGDLGKAVIETKAEKVYICNIMTQLGETEGFTDAEHIKVLHDHLKAKFIDTVLVNTEKVPEEYLNQQADEEYLLQVRHDFKGLREEHCRVISADFLDMKNGGVYHDGKKVVSELINLISNIKTIC; this is encoded by the coding sequence ATGAGTCAAAATCCGAGCAGAACGAAGAAAATCGTTGTCATCGGCGGCGGAACGGGCTTACCGGTCATTCTGGAGGAACTGAAGAACCACAATACCGATATCACGGCCATCGTCACGGTCGCGGATGACGGCGGCAGCAGCGGCATCATTCGTGACCACGTCAACATTGTGCCTCCCGGGGATATCCGTAACTGTCTGATTGCGCTCTCCGATATGCCTGAATTGGAGAAGAACATTTTCCAGTACCGTTTCGATTCAAAGGACTCTTTCATTTCCGGGCACGCCATCGGAAACCTCATCATCGTGGCGTTGACTGAAATGAAAGGGAGCATTTTCGATGCCATTCGATTGTTGTCAGTCATGATGGGCGTTAAAGGCAAAATCTATGCCGCAGCTGACGAACCGCTCTCACTCTACGCAGAGTTCAAGGACGGCACGGTCATCAAGGGCGAATCGAAAATCGCCAAAGGCCGCAAAAAAATCGAACGAGTGTATGTCAAACCATTGGACGAAACGAGGGAGGCCGTCGCTTCCCGTCATGTCATCAACAGCATCCTCGATGCGGATATGGTCGTCATCGGGCCGGGGAGCCTGTACACCAGCATTCTGCCTAACCTGATGATCGGTGATCTGGGGAAAGCGGTCATCGAGACCAAAGCCGAGAAAGTATATATTTGCAACATCATGACGCAATTGGGCGAAACAGAGGGCTTCACCGATGCCGAGCACATCAAGGTATTGCATGACCATCTGAAAGCGAAATTCATCGACACCGTATTGGTGAACACGGAAAAAGTGCCGGAAGAGTACCTTAATCAGCAAGCCGACGAAGAGTATTTGCTGCAGGTGCGCCACGATTTCAAGGGGCTGCGCGAAGAACACTGCCGGGTCATTTCTGCGGACTTCCTGGATATGAAGAACGGCGGCGTTTATCACGACGGCAAAAAAGTCGTTTCGGAACTGATCAATCTGATCTCCAATATCAAAACTATCTGTTGA
- the whiA gene encoding DNA-binding protein WhiA has product MSFASEVKKELTTLEVHREHAKAELTALIRMSGSVSIYNQAFVLNVQTENAAIARRMYVLLKDHYSFESELLVRRKMKLKKNNVYIVRLKQGVRELLSDLNIFDGLSFKTQVSEDIMNNNQKERSYLRGAFMAGGSVNSPETSRYHLEIYSNYEDHNQDICDMMNHFDLNARTIERRNGFITYLKEAEKIADFLALIGAHNAMMKFEDVRIIRDMRNSVNRLVNCENANMNKTIDAAAKQIANIEFIEATVGLGRLPDKLKEIAVIRLENPDISLKELGEMIPSGVISKSGINHRLRKINDFADSLRMGKAAR; this is encoded by the coding sequence ATGTCTTTTGCATCTGAAGTAAAAAAAGAATTGACGACATTGGAAGTGCACCGCGAACATGCGAAAGCCGAACTGACCGCGTTGATCCGGATGAGCGGATCGGTCAGCATCTATAATCAGGCATTTGTCCTGAATGTCCAGACAGAAAATGCGGCAATCGCCAGACGGATGTACGTCCTCCTGAAGGATCACTATTCATTTGAAAGCGAATTGCTGGTGCGCCGGAAAATGAAGCTGAAGAAAAACAATGTCTATATTGTGCGCCTGAAGCAAGGCGTCCGGGAACTGTTGAGCGACCTGAACATTTTCGACGGGCTGTCGTTCAAGACGCAAGTTTCCGAGGATATCATGAACAATAACCAGAAGGAACGCTCCTATCTGCGCGGCGCTTTTATGGCCGGGGGTTCGGTGAACAGCCCGGAAACGAGCCGTTACCATCTGGAAATCTATTCCAACTATGAGGATCACAACCAGGACATCTGCGATATGATGAATCATTTCGATCTGAATGCGCGAACGATCGAGCGCCGCAACGGCTTCATCACGTATCTGAAGGAAGCCGAAAAGATCGCCGACTTTTTGGCGTTGATTGGTGCCCACAATGCGATGATGAAATTCGAGGACGTGCGGATCATCCGCGATATGCGCAATTCCGTCAATCGCTTGGTGAATTGCGAAAACGCCAATATGAACAAGACGATCGATGCGGCGGCAAAGCAGATCGCCAACATCGAATTCATCGAAGCTACTGTAGGCTTGGGGAGATTGCCGGACAAACTGAAGGAAATCGCCGTGATCCGCTTGGAGAACCCCGACATCAGCCTGAAAGAGCTCGGCGAGATGATCCCTAGCGGAGTCATCTCCAAATCCGGAATCAATCACCGTTTGCGAAAAATCAATGACTTTGCGGATTCGTTGCGGATGGGAAAAGCCGCCCGCTGA
- a CDS encoding single-stranded DNA-binding protein, with protein MNQVSLIGRLVRPIQVQQVNGERQVCNNTLAVQRLRKADEGQPQADFIPVVFWGATANLVEQYCAKGNQIGVNGHLVSRSYVNKQEQHVYVVELVVEELYFVEAKREQEAV; from the coding sequence ATGAATCAAGTATCATTGATCGGGCGGCTGGTGCGGCCCATCCAGGTGCAACAGGTGAATGGGGAAAGGCAAGTCTGCAACAATACGCTGGCAGTGCAGCGGCTAAGGAAAGCGGATGAAGGCCAACCGCAAGCGGATTTCATACCTGTGGTGTTTTGGGGGGCGACCGCTAATCTGGTTGAACAGTATTGCGCCAAAGGCAACCAGATCGGCGTCAACGGCCATTTGGTTTCGCGTTCCTATGTCAACAAACAGGAGCAGCACGTCTATGTCGTCGAATTGGTCGTGGAAGAATTGTATTTTGTCGAAGCGAAAAGGGAACAGGAAGCAGTCTGA
- a CDS encoding response regulator transcription factor: MEILMIEDNEAVCEMMAMFFENEGWQAAFKHDGKEGLEAFAAADRKWDMIILDLNLPSMDGMQVCREIRKISQFVPIIMLTARDSESDQVIGLEIGADEYVTKPFSPLTLIARIKAMHRRAKVDHPQVQAEDDFDVLTDHVKISTITREAYLDGNQIESLTPKEFELFALLAEHPKQVFSREHLLTRIWEDPYYGDERTIDAHIKKLRQKIEAVGPQVIQTVWGVGYKFDDSGVEDK, translated from the coding sequence ATGGAAATTTTGATGATAGAAGACAATGAAGCCGTCTGCGAAATGATGGCGATGTTTTTCGAGAATGAAGGCTGGCAAGCTGCGTTCAAACATGACGGGAAAGAGGGACTGGAGGCGTTCGCGGCAGCAGACAGAAAATGGGATATGATCATCCTCGATCTGAACTTGCCGAGCATGGATGGGATGCAGGTCTGCCGCGAAATAAGGAAAATCTCCCAGTTTGTGCCGATCATCATGCTGACGGCGCGCGATTCGGAGAGTGACCAGGTCATCGGTCTGGAAATCGGCGCGGATGAGTACGTCACGAAGCCGTTCAGCCCATTGACGCTGATCGCCCGCATCAAAGCGATGCACCGCCGCGCTAAAGTAGATCATCCGCAGGTGCAAGCCGAGGATGATTTCGACGTGCTCACCGATCATGTCAAAATCAGCACAATCACACGCGAAGCCTATCTTGATGGGAATCAGATCGAAAGTTTGACGCCGAAGGAATTCGAACTTTTTGCGTTGCTGGCCGAACACCCGAAACAAGTATTTTCGAGGGAACACCTTTTGACCCGGATCTGGGAAGACCCTTATTACGGGGATGAACGCACAATCGATGCCCACATCAAGAAATTGCGGCAAAAAATAGAAGCGGTCGGACCGCAAGTGATCCAAACAGTTTGGGGAGTCGGCTACAAATTCGATGACAGCGGAGTAGAGGATAAATGA
- a CDS encoding HAMP domain-containing sensor histidine kinase — MKYVYQQILAFFALILITVSTTGILIIQYVTSNVYDEKEAQLYGYAESIIDQNMTIEQLENGSTLVSNQDVSFAIFDAEDHMVYPQATDLYTSGISTEDFERLSEGERISLTERDRGFLNEKKRFLTVYLPLFNATTAEFTGFIAVGSPVKGIEDEINEIEHNLLVAVLTSSGLAIVLSLGIANYLTRRIKRMRRATHEIASGNFDISLENHHKDEFDELSEDFNQMARSLKASNEEVERQENLRRQFMMDVAHEMRTPLTTINGILEGIQHHMIPEGSRDRSMQLMQKETKRLIRLVNENLDYEKIRSNQIVLVKQKFSAKEALENVAEQMRAKAQEKDDLIIVQVDAADRIYADYDRFIQIMVNLTQNAIQFTKNGTITLSSFRDGEQQIIQVKDTGIGIEKKDITSIWERFYKVDVSRKNTKFGESGIGLAVVQSLVMNHQGTVDVESNPGEGTTFTITLPTKTALEKNS, encoded by the coding sequence ATGAAGTACGTCTATCAACAAATCCTGGCCTTTTTTGCCTTGATTCTAATAACCGTCAGTACGACCGGCATCCTGATCATTCAATACGTCACCAGCAATGTCTACGATGAAAAAGAAGCGCAGCTGTACGGCTATGCCGAATCGATCATCGATCAGAACATGACGATCGAGCAACTGGAAAACGGCTCGACCTTGGTGTCCAACCAAGATGTCTCGTTCGCCATCTTCGATGCCGAAGACCATATGGTTTATCCGCAAGCAACGGATCTGTATACGAGCGGAATCAGCACTGAGGATTTTGAGAGGCTTTCAGAAGGGGAACGGATTTCTTTGACGGAGCGGGATCGTGGCTTCCTGAACGAAAAAAAGCGCTTCTTGACGGTCTATCTCCCGCTTTTTAATGCGACTACGGCCGAGTTCACCGGGTTCATAGCTGTAGGCTCGCCGGTAAAAGGGATCGAGGATGAAATCAACGAAATTGAACACAACCTGCTTGTGGCTGTGCTGACTTCCAGCGGCCTCGCGATCGTCTTAAGCCTCGGGATCGCTAATTACCTGACCAGGCGCATCAAACGCATGCGGAGGGCCACCCACGAGATTGCTTCCGGCAATTTTGACATCTCGCTGGAGAATCATCACAAAGATGAATTTGATGAGCTTTCGGAGGATTTCAACCAAATGGCAAGGTCTTTGAAAGCCTCCAACGAGGAAGTCGAACGCCAAGAGAACTTGCGGCGTCAGTTCATGATGGATGTGGCCCATGAGATGCGTACGCCGCTCACGACGATCAACGGTATCCTGGAAGGGATCCAGCACCACATGATTCCCGAAGGAAGCCGGGACCGGAGCATGCAGCTAATGCAGAAAGAAACCAAAAGGCTGATCCGACTGGTGAACGAAAACCTGGATTATGAAAAGATCCGCTCCAATCAGATCGTTTTAGTGAAACAGAAATTTTCCGCCAAGGAAGCGCTGGAGAATGTCGCGGAGCAGATGCGGGCAAAAGCGCAGGAGAAGGATGACCTGATCATCGTCCAAGTGGATGCAGCGGACCGGATCTATGCGGACTATGATCGCTTTATCCAGATCATGGTGAACCTTACGCAGAACGCTATTCAGTTCACGAAAAACGGCACCATCACCTTGTCGTCGTTCCGGGATGGCGAGCAGCAAATCATCCAGGTCAAGGACACGGGCATCGGAATCGAGAAGAAGGATATCACGAGCATCTGGGAAAGATTCTATAAGGTGGATGTTTCCAGAAAGAACACGAAATTTGGCGAGTCGGGAATCGGACTGGCTGTGGTCCAATCCTTGGTGATGAACCATCAAGGGACTGTCGACGTGGAGAGCAATCCAGGCGAGGGAACGACTTTCACGATTACATTGCCGACGAAAACTGCACTCGAAAAAAATAGTTAA